A single genomic interval of Pyrus communis chromosome 7, drPyrComm1.1, whole genome shotgun sequence harbors:
- the LOC137741134 gene encoding uncharacterized protein, which translates to MVTLQKVKLLATQCAVAGSPTRSPSASPVIHLRRRKTLRMFLSRQDHRRLPRRTNSSKSPPIDGDNRDGDPPQKSKDVARVRRKLKDLFVSSPPFEDSVSDRRGRGIVDEEEERGLLFETGSGGGAGRFPTRRGRGLSFRNRLLKRSWRPVLISIPE; encoded by the coding sequence ATGGTGACCCTGCAAAAAGTCAAGCTCTTAGCGACTCAATGCGCCGTAGCCGGTAGCCCAACGCGAAGCCCATCGGCCAGCCCAGTCATTCACCTCCGCCGCCGCAAAACTCTAAGAATGTTCCTCTCCCGCCAGGACCACCGCCGATTGCCTCGCCGGACCAATTCCTCAAAATCTCCACCCATCGACGGCGACAATCGCGACGGTGATCCGCCGCAGAAGAGCAAGGATGTCGCTCGGGTTCGGCGCAAGCTGAAGGACCTCTTCGTGTCGTCGCCGCCGTTCGAAGATAGTGTTTCGGATAGGAGAGGTCGAGGAATTGtggacgaagaagaggagcgaGGGTTGTTATTTGAAACCGGAAGTGGTGGCGGTGCCGGTAGGTTTCCGACTCGGCGAGGCCGAGGGCTGTCGTTTCGAAATAGGTTGCTGAAACGATCTTGGCGGCCTGTTCTGATTTCCATCCCCGAGTAG
- the LOC137739574 gene encoding LEAF RUST 10 DISEASE-RESISTANCEUS RECEPTOR-LIKE PROTEIN KINASE-like 1.4 isoform X2, producing the protein MLPLLFFFFFFFLFFLLCSVDVATSFPAHADLSNCTQTFDCGPLRNLTYPFTGGTRPSYCGPPEFHLTCVDDSPELTIGLLSYRILKLDPAHQNITVARSDLWNSSCTDKLANSTLESGFFSYNEDDDMDVTIFYGCNSTFIDPKPPNWFLCDLNFSFKDAYYLIGPVPLDPIVSQFKCSIGITVPILKTTAAVLVGNRSLFKEAIMAGFNVNYTNPYEKQCAECLNVNGLCGFDSDKNRPVCICGKRLCNPAGKKTGIAIGLAIGGAILFGILVGFYVYYFIQRKKRKLAAETQSKEQPTPLTSNSITTPLTNLSQSQSIPSYPSFTSKSEYDNKASTYFGVKVFSYTELEEATENFNPAKELGDGGFGTVYYGKLHDGRVVAVKRLYENNFKRVEQFMNEVEILTRLEHRNLVKLYGCTSKRSRELLLVYEYIPNGTVADHLHGKRVESGFLSWPVRLNIAIETADALAYLHRNDVIHRDVKSNNILLEDDFCVKVADFGLSRLFPNDATHVSTAPQGTPGYVDPEYYQCYQLTDKSDVYSFGVVLIELLSSLQAVDTNRHRLDINLANLAVNKIQNHLVNELVDPLLGFETNVSVRRMTTAVAELAFRCLQQEKDMRPTMDEVLKGLKAVQNEDLGSENGEAVVLDIGADEVGLLKSMPPPLSPDSNGTDKLVSSSTTPSSF; encoded by the exons ATGCTCCcgcttctcttcttcttcttcttcttctttctcttcttcttgctcTGCTCCGTCGACGTTGCGACGTCGTTTCCTGCCCATGCCGATCTCTCCAACTGCACCCAAACCTTCGACTGCGGTCCCCTCCGGAACCTCACCTACCCCTTCACCGGCGGTACCCGCCCCTCCTACTGCGGCCCGCCGGAGTTCCACCTCACCTGCGTCGACGACTCGCCCGAGTTGACCATCGGGCTGCTGAGCTACCGGATCCTCAAACTCGACCCGGCTCACCAGAACATAACCGTCGCCCGGTCCGACCTCTGGAACTCTAGCTGCACCGACAAACTCGCGAACTCGACTCTTGAGTCCGGGTTCTTCAGCTATAATGAGGACGACGACATGGACGTCACTATTTTCTACGGCTGCAATTCCACTTTCATCGATCCCAAGCCGCCGAATTGGTTTCTCTGCGACCTTAATTTCTCTTTCAAAGACGCTTATTACTTGATCGGGCCGGTACCCCTCGACCCGATCGTGAGCCAGTTCAAGTGCTCCATCGGGATTACGGTGCCGATTCTCAAAACCACGGCGGCGGTTCTCGTCGGCAACCGGTCTCTGTTTAAGGAAGCGATCATGGCCGGGTTCAATGTCAATTATACGAACCCGTATGAGAAGCAGTGCGCTGAGTGTCTTAATGTCAATGGGCTTTGTGGGTTTGACTCGGATAAGAACCGACCCGTTTGCATTTGCGGCAAACGGTTGTGTAACCCGGCAG GAAAAAAGACGGGAATCGCGATAG GTCTTGCTATAGGAGGTGCAATTCTTTTCGGCATTTTGGTTGGGTTCTATGTTTATTATTTCATCCAACGCAAGAAGAGGAAACTTGCTGCAGAGACTCAAAGCAAAGAGCAGCCTACACCCCTTACAAGCAATAGCATTACAACTCCCTTAACTAATCTCTCTCAATCTCAGAGCATCCCGTCTTATCCCTCTTTTACCTCCAAGTCTGAGTATGATAATAAGGCGAGCACTTACTTTGGAGTTAAGGTCTTCAGCTATACTGAATTAGAGGAAGCTACTGAAAATTTCAACCCCGCTAAAGAGCTTGGAGATGGAGGCTTTGGCACTGTTTACTATG GTAAGCTACATGATGGCCGTGTAGTTGCAGTGAAGCGCCTTTATGAAAACAATTTCAAACGTGTGGAGCAATTCATGAATGAGGTCGAGATCTTAACTCGTCTTGAACACCGGAACCTTGTCAAGCTGTATGGATGCACCTCAAAACGCAGCCGAGAACTTCTCCTTGTTTATGAGTATATTCCTAATGGAACAGTGGCTGACCATCTCCATGGGAAACGAGTGGAATCTGGCTTTCTTAGTTGGCCTGTTAGATTGAACATTGCCATAGAGACAGCTGATGCACTGGCTTACCTCCATCGCAATGATGTAATACACCGCGATGTCAAGAGCAACAATATTCTCCTAGAGGACGACTTTTGCGTGAAAGTGGCTGATTTTGGTCTGTCACGCTTGTTCCCCAACGATGCCACCCATGTGTCAACTGCTCCGCAAGGGACTCCCGGCTATGTTGATCCCGAGTATTACCAGTGCTACCAACTCACAGACAAGAGTGACGTATATAGCTTTGGGGTGGTCCTGATCGAGCTTTTATCGTCATTACAAGCAGTGGACACCAATAGGCATCGGCTTGACATAAATTTGGCCAACCTGGCCGtcaacaaaatccaaaaccatttagtaaatgAGCTGGTCGATCCTCTTCTAGGGTTTGAAACAAACGTTTCAGTTAGAAGGATGACAACAGCTGTGGCAGAATTGGCTTTCCGGTGTTTGCAACAGGAGAAGGATATGCGACCAACCATGGACGAAGTGTTGAAGGGTTTGAAAGCAGTCCAAAACGAAGATCTTGGTTCAGAAAACGGCGAAGCAGTGGTGCTGGATATCGGAGCAGACGAGGTTGGACTTTTGAAGAGTATGCCACCCCCGCTTTCACCAGACTCGAATGGAACTGATAAATTGGTTAGCAGCTCTACCACACCTAGTTCCTTTTAG
- the LOC137739574 gene encoding LEAF RUST 10 DISEASE-RESISTANCEUS RECEPTOR-LIKE PROTEIN KINASE-like 1.3 isoform X1 → MHFFLLQSLFPFLLIASFLSINVELSLCQNDQHFTNCSSELNCGSVGGISYPFWGVNRASYCGQPGYEIQCLDDVPVFNMKGVSYRILQMNTTSSWTVKVARNDYWGSICNPTFVNTTLNFSLFNYVSTYTNMTFYYQCPTTITLPNVESCNSSSVFYLTRPVTFGQPSSVTCTNEVIVPVYTTATLAIEASQTTITAAVDGGFSLQLQIDNDQCDKCLKSGGQCGLNTTTNSGFSCFCADQAYASTCNGTSTSNQGGGKKTGIAIGLAIGGAILFGILVGFYVYYFIQRKKRKLAAETQSKEQPTPLTSNSITTPLTNLSQSQSIPSYPSFTSKSEYDNKASTYFGVKVFSYTELEEATENFNPAKELGDGGFGTVYYGKLHDGRVVAVKRLYENNFKRVEQFMNEVEILTRLEHRNLVKLYGCTSKRSRELLLVYEYIPNGTVADHLHGKRVESGFLSWPVRLNIAIETADALAYLHRNDVIHRDVKSNNILLEDDFCVKVADFGLSRLFPNDATHVSTAPQGTPGYVDPEYYQCYQLTDKSDVYSFGVVLIELLSSLQAVDTNRHRLDINLANLAVNKIQNHLVNELVDPLLGFETNVSVRRMTTAVAELAFRCLQQEKDMRPTMDEVLKGLKAVQNEDLGSENGEAVVLDIGADEVGLLKSMPPPLSPDSNGTDKLVSSSTTPSSF, encoded by the exons ATGCATTTCTTTCTGCTCCAATCCTTGTTTCCATTTCTTTTGATCGCTTCCTTTCTTTCGATCAATGTCGAGTTGAGTCTATGCCAGAATGATCAACATTTCACAAACTGCAGCAGCGAACTCAATTGTGGTAGCGTTGGAGGCATATCCTATCCCTTTTGGGGGGTAAACCGAGCTAGTTACTGTGGTCAACCTGGATATGAGATCCAATGCCTAGACGACGTCCCTGTGTTCAACATGAAGGGTGTGAGCTATAGAATTCTGCAAATGAACACTACAAGTTCTTGGACCGTTAAGGTTGCTAGGAACGATTACTGGGGTAGTATCTGTAATCCGACTTTCGTCAACACCACCCTCAACTTCTCTCTGTTTAATTATGTTTCTACTTATACAAACATGACGTTTTACTACCAATGCCCTACCACCATAACGCTTCCTAATGTTGAGTCCTGCAACTCAAGCTCTGTTTTCTATTTGACACGTCCGGTGACATTTGGTCAGCCATCTTCTGTGACCTGTACAAATGAGGTTATTGTTCCCGTTTATACAACAGCAACTCTTGCTATAGAGGCCAGTCAAACAACGATCACCGCTGCGGTAGATGGGGGTTTCTCACTGCAATTGCAGATTGACAACGATCAATGCGACAAATGTTTGAAATCAGGAGGACAGTGTGGGCTTAACACTACTACGAATTCTGGATTCAGTTGCTTTTGCGCAGATCAAGCCTATGCATCCACATGTAATGGAACTAGTACTTCAAATCAAGGCGGAG GAAAAAAGACGGGAATCGCGATAG GTCTTGCTATAGGAGGTGCAATTCTTTTCGGCATTTTGGTTGGGTTCTATGTTTATTATTTCATCCAACGCAAGAAGAGGAAACTTGCTGCAGAGACTCAAAGCAAAGAGCAGCCTACACCCCTTACAAGCAATAGCATTACAACTCCCTTAACTAATCTCTCTCAATCTCAGAGCATCCCGTCTTATCCCTCTTTTACCTCCAAGTCTGAGTATGATAATAAGGCGAGCACTTACTTTGGAGTTAAGGTCTTCAGCTATACTGAATTAGAGGAAGCTACTGAAAATTTCAACCCCGCTAAAGAGCTTGGAGATGGAGGCTTTGGCACTGTTTACTATG GTAAGCTACATGATGGCCGTGTAGTTGCAGTGAAGCGCCTTTATGAAAACAATTTCAAACGTGTGGAGCAATTCATGAATGAGGTCGAGATCTTAACTCGTCTTGAACACCGGAACCTTGTCAAGCTGTATGGATGCACCTCAAAACGCAGCCGAGAACTTCTCCTTGTTTATGAGTATATTCCTAATGGAACAGTGGCTGACCATCTCCATGGGAAACGAGTGGAATCTGGCTTTCTTAGTTGGCCTGTTAGATTGAACATTGCCATAGAGACAGCTGATGCACTGGCTTACCTCCATCGCAATGATGTAATACACCGCGATGTCAAGAGCAACAATATTCTCCTAGAGGACGACTTTTGCGTGAAAGTGGCTGATTTTGGTCTGTCACGCTTGTTCCCCAACGATGCCACCCATGTGTCAACTGCTCCGCAAGGGACTCCCGGCTATGTTGATCCCGAGTATTACCAGTGCTACCAACTCACAGACAAGAGTGACGTATATAGCTTTGGGGTGGTCCTGATCGAGCTTTTATCGTCATTACAAGCAGTGGACACCAATAGGCATCGGCTTGACATAAATTTGGCCAACCTGGCCGtcaacaaaatccaaaaccatttagtaaatgAGCTGGTCGATCCTCTTCTAGGGTTTGAAACAAACGTTTCAGTTAGAAGGATGACAACAGCTGTGGCAGAATTGGCTTTCCGGTGTTTGCAACAGGAGAAGGATATGCGACCAACCATGGACGAAGTGTTGAAGGGTTTGAAAGCAGTCCAAAACGAAGATCTTGGTTCAGAAAACGGCGAAGCAGTGGTGCTGGATATCGGAGCAGACGAGGTTGGACTTTTGAAGAGTATGCCACCCCCGCTTTCACCAGACTCGAATGGAACTGATAAATTGGTTAGCAGCTCTACCACACCTAGTTCCTTTTAG
- the LOC137739576 gene encoding LEAF RUST 10 DISEASE-RESISTANCEUS RECEPTOR-LIKE PROTEIN KINASE-like 2.7, producing the protein METHPYPFQNISLLLVITTTICLFHVRNSSAVDDDRYLNCSTSFQCANFRDVPYPFWGSSRPDYCGFPDFKLNCSGDAPVISFEGQDYRVLDINQSTSTLRVARTDFWNNLCPVSLANTTIKSSHIENTSDAQEVLLFYDCPPIFIPLPNQPTGQFNCIVNSTATSINYFVTNLELPNISGYCNTTVTARVSQSAAADLGLNSSKDNLVAALDSGFGLKWDASNTLCGQCQVSGGQCGYNISSTEFTCFCKDGPNPSRCEGMRLNIFSVCL; encoded by the coding sequence atGGAAACACATCCCTATCCCTTCCAAAACATCTCTTTACTCCTTGTGATCACAACTACCATATGCCTTTTCCATGTTCGAAATTCTTCGGCTGTGGATGACGATCGATACCTCAACTGCAGCACGTCGTTCCAATGCGCAAATTTTCGGGATGTTCCTTACCCTTTTTGGGGATCAAGCCGGCCAGATTATTGTGGCTTCCCCGATTTCAAGCTCAACTGCAGCGGAGATGCCCCCGTGATCTCATTTGAGGGCCAAGATTATCGAGTCCTCGATATAAACCAATCTACAAGTACTCTACGGGTTGCTAGAACGGACTTTTGGAACAACCTTTGTCCAGTGTCACTTGCCAATACCACCATAAAATCAAGCCATATCGAAAATACTTCGGATGCTCAAGAAGTACTTCTGTTCTACGATTGTCCACCAATTTTCATTCCTCTTCCAAATCAGCCCACAGGTCAGTTCAATTGCATCGTAAACAGTACGGCCACTTCCATTAATTACTTTGTCACAAATTTAGAGCTGCCGAATATTAGTGGTTACTGCAACACGACTGTCACTGCCCGCGTTTCTCAATCCGCAGCTGCGGATTTGGGGTTGAATTCGTCCAAGGATAATCTGGTTGCTGCACTTGATTCCGGGTTTGGGTTGAAGTGGGATGCAAGTAATACCTTGTGTGGCCAATGTCAGGTGTCTGGGGGTCAGTGTGGGTACAATATATCTTCAACTGAATTCACCTGCTTCTGTAAGGATGGACCTAATCCCTCAAGATGTGAAGGTATGCGCCTAAATATCTTTTCAGTATGTTTATGA
- the LOC137739577 gene encoding LEAF RUST 10 DISEASE-RESISTANCEUS RECEPTOR-LIKE PROTEIN KINASE-like 2.4 produces MNSWPSYSSHFAFFVLISIPFSSSFDSYTTCSKTFNCGGITKVGFPFWGDGRPDNCGYPELKLACSNDVTTIEIMRVKYRLLQINQDEQTLKVVRDDYYDKICSPKFGDTKLDSTLFDYVSGSSDVTLLYDCASSSPAGRFKCPDNETYANVAAVPAAVPGTPICKEKVVVRISDPIGFGIFSILNVTALEAAVKEGFEVKYKVDSGKCDECVGSKGVCGYDWNLNETVCHCPNQTSEPPTCSAATTAAINNPAAVPLPPAKGMN; encoded by the coding sequence ATGAATTCCTGGCCTTCTTACTCATCCCATTTCGCCTTCTTTGTTCTCATCAGCATTCCTTTTTCCTCAAGCTTCGATTCGTACACAACTTGTAGCAAAACGTTTAACTGTGGAGGCATCACAAAAGTGGGATTTCCCTTTTGGGGAGATGGAAGGCCGGACAATTGTGGCTATCCGGAACTGAAGCTCGCATGCTCGAATGATGTTACCACCATTGAGATTATGAGGGTCAAATACAGATTGTTGCAGATTAACCAAGATGAGCAGACACTCAAAGTTGTGAGAGATGACTACTATGACAAAATTTGTTCACCGAAGTTTGGGGACACCAAACTCGATTCCACTCTTTTCGACTATGTTTCCGGTTCTTCGGACGTCACGTTACTCTATGATTGTGCTTCTAGCTCGCCAGCTGGACGTTTCAAGTGCCCCGACAACGAAACCTACGCGAATGTGGCTGCAGTACCTGCAGCTGTCCCGGGCACTCCGATTTGTAAGGAAAAAGTGGTTGTTCGGATTAGTGATCCTATAGGTTTCGGAATATTCAGTATACTGAACGTGACGGCACTTGAAGCTGCAGTGAAAGAAGGATTTGAGGTGAAGTATAAGGTGGATAGTGGAAAATGTGACGAGTGTGTTGGTTCAAAGGGTGTTTGTGGTTATGATTGGAATTTGAATGAGACTGTTTGTCACTGcccaaatcaaacttccgagcCCCCGACTTGTTCCGCCGCCACAACAGCGGCCATAAACAATCCAGCAGCAGTGCCACTGCCACCTGCTAAAGGTATGAACTAA
- the LOC137739575 gene encoding putative glutamine amidotransferase GAT1_2.1 yields the protein MDSDLSVILPRVLIVSRRTLRKNKFVDFVGEYHLDLIVGYGAVPVIVPRVNGVHMLLDSFEPIHGVLLCEGEDIDPSLYETEVDVSGLSSEELEEIRRLHASDTAIDKEKDSIELRLAKLCLERNIPYLGICRGSQVLNVACGGTLYQDIERELSKKHLEFDDRKNGVCVQHINYEDYDGHRHVVKVVEETPLHHWFKESLESGEQKMEIRVNSYHHQGVKKLAQRFVPMAFAPDGLIEGFYDPDAYNPEEGKFIMGLQFHPERMRRPDSDEFDYPGCPSAYQEFVKAAIAYKNKLNSSASVPQSLKLDGEMEKRRKKIVRSFSIARNIYTGGLGSGMHQIKESELEAGAEFLESNTALSIQQENRLKQMGATVRNAGSYKQRLKLNEERERLARDVMGKMSVEQLSDLLAFYHMMGKICSEVVERKLNGIVNDIGY from the exons ATGGATTCTGATCTCTCTGTCATCCTCCCTCGCGTCCTCATCGTCTCTCGACGTACCCTTCGCAAGAACAAGTTCGTAGATTTTGTGG GTGAATACCATCTTGATCTTATAGTAGGTTATGGAGCAGTACCAGTAATCGTGCCCCGAGTAAATGGGGTGCACATGTTATTGGACAGCTTCGAGCCCATCCATGGAGTTCTCCTCTGCGAAGGAGAAGACATCGACCCGTCTCTCTACGAAACTGAGGTCGACGTCTCAGGCCTTTCATCTGAAGAGTTGGAGGAAATTAGGAGGCTCCATGCAAGCGACACAGCCAtcgacaaagaaaaagactCGATCGAATTGAGGCTGGCGAAGCTCTGCCTGGAACGGAACATACCCTACTTGGGAATATGCAGAGGTTCACAGGTCTTGAATGTCGCATGTGGAGGAACCCTTTACCAAGACATCGAGAGAGAGCTCTCGAAAAAGCACTTGGAATTTGATGATCGAaaaaatggtgtttgtgtgCAACATATAAATTATGAAGACTATGATGGGCATAGGCATGTGGTGAAGGTGGTGGAGGAGACTCCTTTGCACCATTGGTTTAAGGAGTCTTTGGAATCAGGGGAACAGAAGATGGAGATTAGGGTTAATAGCTATCACCATCAAGGCGTTAAGAAATTAGCACAGAGATTTGtgccaatggcatttgcaccaGATGGTTTGATTGAAGGGTTTTATGATCCAGATGCATATAATCCTGAGGAAGGTAAATTTATCATGGGATTACAATTTCATCCAGAGAGAATGAGGAGACCAGATTCTGATGAGTTTGATTACCCTGGTTGCCCATCTGCTTATCAG GAATTTGTGAAGGCAGCAATTGCTTACAAGAACAAGCTCAACAGTTCAGCTTCAGTGCCACAATCTTTGAAGCTGGATGGGGAAATggagaaaaggagaaagaaaattgTTAGAAGTTTCTCAATTGCAAGAAACATATACACAGGAGGCCTAGGAAGTGGTATGCATCAAATCAAAGAATCTGAACTTGAAGCTGGAGCAGAATTCCTTGAG TCCAACACAGCACTGAGCATACAGCAGGAGAACAGACTGAAGCAAATGGGGGCAACAGTGAGAAATGCAGGCTCCTACAAACAGAGATTGAAGTTgaatgaggagagagaaagactgGCAAGGGATGTGATGGGGAAAATGTCAGTGGAGCAGTTGTCTGATCTGCTGGCCTTCTACCATATGATGGGCAAAATCTGTTCAGAAGTGGTGGAAAGAAAGCTGAATGGGATTGTCAATGATATTGGTTATtag